From Candidatus Tisiphia endosymbiont of Melanophora roralis, a single genomic window includes:
- a CDS encoding type II toxin-antitoxin system Phd/YefM family antitoxin encodes MYPVNITSAKAHLSSLLKEVEDKNEEVIIERAGKPIAKIVKYNPVKSINRLGIFKDKIKVAKDFDKWSEEMATRLGIKD; translated from the coding sequence ATGTATCCAGTAAACATTACTTCTGCAAAAGCTCACTTATCATCTCTACTGAAAGAAGTAGAAGACAAAAATGAAGAAGTTATTATTGAAAGAGCTGGGAAACCAATTGCTAAAATCGTTAAATACAATCCTGTGAAATCTATTAATAGGCTTGGGATATTTAAAGATAAAATTAAAGTAGCTAAAGATTTTGACAAATGGTCTGAAGAAATGGCAACAAGGTTAGGGATAAAGGATTAG
- a CDS encoding sodium:solute symporter family transporter: MHLSWDWDTTIFAIFLVFNLAVGLFYSRGIKNINEYAIGNRNFSTSTITATIIATCIGGGFFSEAVSESYTQGLYFIIPAIGEPLALIIVGYLLAPRMAEFLGNLSIAEAMGTLYGKKVQLVTAIVGIFLCTGIVALQFKVSATMLQLFFNLSSFYAVLASAVIVILYSAFGGIKAVTFTDIIQFFTFGTIIPVITLMIWGTLHDPNKVFVTINENPLFDYRQLFNFNSKSISSFLLLLFFLIPGFQPVFFQRLAMAKNITQVRQSFITAGLICLVILVIIMWVGILLLADNPNLNPNNLLAHIIENYSYSGLRGLTAIGIIAIIMSTADSYINSSAILFTNDILKLLDFKVIRKIRNNLSDLIILRILAVFVGISAIFLAFKAKSILALLLIALDFYMSVVSVPFLLAILGFRSSSKAVLMGMFAGFIIAVSFKVLNVKIEPIVPAMVANLLTLMFNHYFFKQAGGWIGVKDTSPIIALRLERKRKFRKIISAIKQFNLINFCKGNLPKNEITYFLFGFFVIVSTYSSLFTIPEYYSTKYANIYHFIHHSVLIIATGFVTYSIWPPRFKNEIFIALAWNLGILYLLICVGSMLVMISEFHQLQLMIFIINLLVTGILLRWQIALFITIFGTFTSLQFFKCCMGKYYLTSNFGNIQFQIIYLLLLFSSVLIAFLKPKQKYEELSETMKSVWETKSRKLTHDLIKIAQHEEEFFNRIEAQEQQQLHSLQLQFKALCTKLQKTDNKDQIFRITEELYEVAKRIEAWALYLSTITHRVRRQVHIKPTKINIMDLVNEVVVECEKLSDQPLRFVNQYAIKYHNITCDPKKLKAVIKSLLIHAINNNVDSNLVSIFLEDDVLDFKVNISETTKSKKSIEAVRLTIKNQGDHLTEQQLKLIFTPTFRETNELTFFECSNIIDAHYGNFKVDNNQDKGINYNITIPANIKEIRPKVMDLPDIRIENFEKITEIFLQEQKDDRLNIAQKLLQAGVDFDIIEQATLIKKEEITNI; the protein is encoded by the coding sequence ATGCATTTAAGTTGGGATTGGGATACAACCATTTTTGCTATTTTTTTAGTTTTTAACTTAGCAGTAGGTTTATTTTATAGTCGTGGTATAAAAAATATTAACGAATATGCTATAGGAAACCGCAATTTCTCCACCAGCACTATAACTGCTACAATTATTGCTACTTGTATAGGGGGCGGCTTCTTTTCTGAGGCAGTTAGTGAATCGTATACACAAGGTTTATATTTTATCATTCCAGCAATTGGTGAACCTTTGGCTCTCATAATTGTTGGTTACTTATTAGCTCCACGTATGGCAGAGTTTTTGGGTAATCTTTCCATAGCTGAAGCTATGGGTACTCTATATGGTAAAAAAGTTCAATTGGTTACAGCTATAGTAGGTATTTTCCTTTGCACCGGAATAGTTGCATTGCAATTTAAGGTTTCAGCTACCATGCTGCAACTTTTCTTTAATCTTTCTAGTTTTTATGCTGTTTTGGCAAGTGCTGTTATAGTAATATTATATTCGGCTTTTGGTGGTATAAAGGCTGTTACTTTTACAGATATAATACAATTCTTTACTTTTGGCACTATTATTCCTGTAATTACTTTAATGATTTGGGGAACTCTCCATGATCCCAATAAAGTTTTTGTAACAATTAATGAGAATCCTTTATTTGATTATAGGCAGCTATTTAATTTTAACTCTAAGTCTATAAGCTCCTTTTTGCTGTTATTATTTTTTCTAATCCCAGGTTTTCAACCGGTTTTTTTTCAAAGATTGGCGATGGCTAAGAATATCACACAAGTTAGACAGTCTTTTATAACAGCAGGTTTAATATGTCTTGTGATATTAGTAATAATAATGTGGGTTGGAATATTATTACTGGCAGACAATCCTAATCTTAACCCTAATAACTTGTTAGCCCATATTATAGAGAATTACAGCTATTCAGGATTAAGAGGACTTACTGCTATAGGTATTATAGCGATAATCATGTCTACGGCAGACTCATACATTAATTCTTCAGCTATATTATTCACTAATGATATTTTAAAATTATTAGATTTTAAGGTTATAAGAAAGATACGTAATAATCTTAGTGATCTCATTATATTACGTATTCTTGCTGTTTTTGTTGGTATTTCTGCTATTTTCCTAGCTTTTAAAGCAAAGAGTATACTTGCTTTACTGTTAATAGCATTAGATTTCTATATGTCTGTAGTTTCAGTACCTTTCCTCTTAGCAATTCTAGGCTTTCGTAGTAGTAGTAAAGCAGTATTAATGGGAATGTTTGCTGGATTTATTATAGCAGTTAGTTTTAAAGTCCTAAATGTAAAAATAGAGCCTATAGTACCAGCTATGGTAGCTAATTTGTTAACTTTGATGTTTAACCATTACTTTTTTAAACAAGCTGGTGGTTGGATTGGGGTAAAAGACACAAGCCCCATCATCGCTCTTAGACTTGAACGTAAAAGAAAATTTAGGAAAATTATTAGTGCAATCAAACAATTTAATCTGATAAATTTTTGCAAAGGTAATCTACCAAAAAATGAAATTACTTATTTTCTATTTGGCTTCTTTGTAATAGTTTCCACTTATTCATCATTATTTACTATCCCAGAATATTATAGCACAAAATATGCTAATATTTATCACTTCATTCACCATTCAGTATTAATAATAGCTACCGGATTTGTAACTTATTCGATATGGCCTCCTAGATTTAAAAACGAGATATTTATCGCATTAGCTTGGAATTTAGGTATTTTATATCTGTTGATTTGTGTTGGAAGTATGTTGGTTATGATTAGCGAATTTCATCAACTACAATTAATGATATTTATTATTAACTTGTTAGTTACGGGAATATTGCTTAGGTGGCAGATAGCTTTATTTATCACAATTTTTGGCACATTCACATCATTACAATTTTTTAAATGTTGTATGGGTAAATATTATTTAACTAGTAATTTTGGTAATATACAATTCCAAATAATTTACCTTTTATTACTATTTAGTAGTGTACTAATAGCATTTCTGAAACCAAAACAAAAATATGAAGAATTGTCTGAGACCATGAAGAGTGTATGGGAAACAAAATCAAGAAAACTAACGCATGATTTGATAAAAATAGCACAACATGAAGAAGAGTTTTTTAATAGAATAGAAGCTCAAGAACAACAGCAACTTCATAGCTTGCAACTCCAATTTAAAGCATTATGTACAAAACTACAAAAAACAGATAATAAAGACCAAATTTTTCGGATTACTGAAGAATTATATGAGGTAGCAAAACGAATAGAGGCTTGGGCTTTATATCTTTCGACTATTACTCACAGAGTAAGGCGTCAAGTGCATATTAAGCCTACTAAAATTAACATTATGGATTTAGTAAATGAAGTAGTAGTAGAATGTGAAAAATTATCTGATCAACCATTACGGTTTGTTAACCAATATGCAATAAAATATCATAATATAACATGCGATCCAAAGAAACTGAAGGCAGTAATAAAAAGCCTGTTGATTCATGCTATCAACAATAATGTTGATAGTAATCTAGTGAGTATTTTTCTAGAGGATGATGTTCTAGATTTTAAGGTAAATATCTCGGAAACTACTAAAAGTAAAAAATCAATTGAAGCAGTAAGACTAACAATAAAGAATCAAGGAGATCACCTTACTGAACAACAACTTAAATTAATTTTCACTCCAACTTTTAGGGAAACTAATGAACTAACTTTTTTTGAGTGTTCTAATATTATAGATGCTCACTATGGGAATTTTAAGGTCGATAATAACCAAGATAAAGGTATAAATTATAATATCACTATTCCTGCTAATATTAAGGAGATTCGACCTAAAGTAATGGATTTACCTGATATAAGGATTGAGAACTTTGAAAAGATTACAGAAATATTTTTACAGGAACAAAAGGATGACAGATTAAACATAGCACAAAAATTACTGCAAGCAGGGGTTGACTTTGATATTATTGAGCAAGCTACCTTAATTAAAAAGGAGGAAATTACCAATATTTAG
- a CDS encoding DNA adenine methylase, translating to MTQQQITRNESINTATKITAIRTTVNPIISPFFQWVGGKRKFIDKLLERIPLDLNNYYEPFLGGGALFFQVKNRFKKCFLSDINLELITSYNAVKKNPAKIIELCESYKLKHTKEHYYQIRDNNVNSNDPLEITARFLYLNQYSFRGVYRVNKYNQVQMSYSTRQYGQSNNFAIILNQCSNLLQNTLIYASDFSFIEPKTNDFVYFDPPYHKSGETFYTRLPFGENDQVRLSNFAKELSNKGVKLMLSNSDTSFIRDVYKGFNISTITVKYSMSNYRKTSNELLITNY from the coding sequence ATGACCCAGCAGCAAATTACTAGAAATGAAAGCATCAACACGGCTACTAAAATAACTGCTATTCGTACTACAGTTAATCCCATTATTAGTCCATTTTTTCAATGGGTAGGAGGGAAAAGAAAATTTATTGATAAATTGCTTGAACGCATTCCATTAGATTTAAATAATTATTATGAACCTTTTCTTGGTGGTGGAGCACTGTTTTTTCAAGTAAAAAATCGATTTAAAAAATGTTTTTTATCTGACATCAATCTTGAACTTATAACAAGCTACAATGCTGTCAAAAAGAATCCAGCAAAAATTATTGAATTATGTGAATCATATAAGTTAAAACATACTAAAGAACATTATTATCAGATCAGAGATAATAACGTTAATAGTAATGATCCTCTAGAAATTACCGCAAGATTCTTGTATTTAAACCAATATTCTTTTAGAGGAGTATATCGAGTAAATAAATATAACCAAGTACAAATGTCTTATTCTACTAGACAGTATGGTCAATCTAATAATTTTGCTATCATACTTAACCAATGCAGCAATCTTTTGCAAAATACTCTAATTTACGCAAGTGATTTCTCGTTTATTGAACCTAAGACCAATGATTTTGTTTATTTTGATCCACCTTATCATAAATCAGGTGAAACTTTTTATACTAGGTTACCATTTGGTGAAAATGACCAAGTAAGACTTAGTAATTTTGCCAAAGAATTAAGTAATAAAGGTGTGAAACTTATGCTCTCTAACAGTGATACAAGCTTTATTAGAGATGTATATAAAGGTTTTAATATTAGCACTATTACCGTTAAATATTCTATGTCAAATTATAGAAAAACATCTAATGAATTATTAATAACAAATTATTGA
- a CDS encoding helix-turn-helix transcriptional regulator, with amino-acid sequence MKTTKINVKYLGKSFILTQRAMECLTLVALGFPKKHIAARLGISYRTAEKHITNAKNKIGIYHHRQLLDFLFSYQLL; translated from the coding sequence ATGAAAACAACTAAAATTAACGTAAAATATTTAGGCAAGTCTTTCATTCTTACTCAAAGAGCTATGGAATGCCTTACACTTGTAGCTCTTGGCTTTCCTAAAAAACACATAGCAGCTAGACTAGGCATATCGTATAGAACCGCAGAAAAACATATAACAAATGCTAAAAATAAAATTGGCATCTATCACCACCGACAATTATTAGATTTTTTATTTTCTTACCAACTGTTATAA
- a CDS encoding DUF1376 domain-containing protein has protein sequence MLKSKSKPFSLSAFLYGTNLLRHDELGIYIRLLEHMWISGGKLPNNDQKLAHFLNISLKKWQNYKKILQNFFIFSDKTFTHLRLKNECQKLIKVSQQNSLNIAKRWEKHRSQLIESAEEKDTPSNDTTVYTIVLPTYARV, from the coding sequence ATGTTAAAATCTAAGAGCAAACCCTTTTCTCTATCAGCTTTTCTTTATGGCACTAATTTACTTAGACATGATGAATTAGGAATTTACATTAGACTACTTGAACATATGTGGATAAGTGGTGGAAAATTGCCAAATAATGACCAAAAATTAGCACATTTTTTAAATATTTCGCTAAAAAAATGGCAAAATTATAAAAAAATTTTGCAAAATTTTTTCATTTTTTCTGATAAAACTTTTACACATTTGAGGTTGAAAAATGAATGCCAAAAACTTATAAAAGTATCACAACAAAATTCCTTGAATATAGCAAAGAGATGGGAGAAACATCGTAGTCAACTGATCGAATCTGCAGAGGAAAAAGATACCCCCTCTAATGATACGACCGTATATACGATCGTATTACCTACGTACGCACGCGTCTAA
- a CDS encoding recombinase family protein yields MTDKATKSIILVRVSTREQEEGYSIEAQKYRLVEYCQRKNLEVIETFEIIESSSRGDRKQFKEMIKFAKSHRETIAIVADKVDRVQRRISEISLLEEPIKAGKIELHFRTEGYIIDKDSQSHAKLMWGMNVLMAQSYVDSLSDNVKRSLDHKLRKGEWIGPAPLGYLNSRDERGNSIVILDPVRGSIIKKLFEEYATGMYTLNYLTEKAKELGLRSKNNCYVNKTVVHRMIQQPFYYGEMRVKGEMWSHGYQAIITKETFMACKDVRLGWKKKPFKYGGKDFLFRGLITCAVTGKVVTAETHSKTYSDGKVDEWTYLGTWDPKNPNKKIYVREDEVLKQVEEVFKRIGIRDPEMLKETLAYLKNTNELKKDEHGQATAALKKEHTENENRLNSLIDLRLNGELSTEEFQRKKQQLKDRQYEIARLIKVYEEADDKFTDTATTLITLASEAYETFKGSEMPQKRKMINFVFQNLKLRGKKLETSLRFPFDIFEKTTTCTEWRRGGDLNP; encoded by the coding sequence ATGACAGACAAAGCAACAAAATCAATAATTTTAGTTCGTGTTTCAACAAGGGAGCAAGAAGAAGGGTATTCAATTGAAGCTCAAAAATATAGATTAGTAGAATATTGCCAACGTAAAAATCTTGAAGTTATCGAAACTTTTGAAATTATCGAATCTTCAAGCAGAGGTGATCGCAAACAATTTAAAGAGATGATCAAATTTGCTAAAAGCCATAGAGAAACAATTGCTATAGTTGCTGATAAAGTAGATCGAGTACAAAGAAGAATCTCAGAAATTTCATTACTAGAAGAACCAATAAAAGCTGGTAAGATAGAATTACATTTTAGAACAGAAGGTTACATAATAGATAAAGATTCTCAGTCTCATGCAAAGCTAATGTGGGGAATGAACGTATTGATGGCACAATCTTACGTTGATAGTTTAAGTGATAACGTTAAAAGAAGCCTAGATCATAAATTGCGTAAAGGAGAGTGGATAGGGCCAGCTCCTCTTGGTTACCTAAATAGTCGAGATGAAAGAGGAAACAGTATAGTAATTCTCGATCCTGTAAGAGGTTCTATCATAAAAAAACTCTTTGAAGAATATGCAACAGGAATGTATACTCTTAATTATTTGACTGAAAAAGCTAAGGAGCTTGGTCTTAGAAGCAAAAACAATTGCTACGTCAATAAAACAGTAGTGCATCGCATGATCCAACAACCATTTTATTACGGTGAAATGAGAGTAAAAGGAGAGATGTGGTCACATGGTTACCAAGCAATTATAACAAAAGAGACTTTTATGGCATGTAAAGATGTACGTTTAGGGTGGAAGAAGAAGCCTTTTAAATATGGTGGTAAGGATTTTCTTTTTAGAGGATTAATCACCTGTGCAGTAACTGGTAAAGTTGTAACAGCTGAAACTCACAGCAAAACATATTCAGATGGCAAAGTGGACGAATGGACTTATTTAGGTACATGGGATCCAAAGAATCCAAACAAAAAGATTTATGTAAGAGAAGATGAGGTTTTAAAGCAGGTAGAAGAGGTTTTTAAAAGAATAGGTATAAGAGACCCAGAAATGCTAAAAGAGACTCTAGCCTATTTAAAAAACACAAATGAGCTAAAGAAAGATGAGCATGGGCAAGCAACAGCTGCTTTAAAGAAAGAACATACCGAAAATGAGAATAGATTAAATTCATTAATAGATTTGCGACTCAATGGAGAACTTAGTACAGAAGAATTTCAAAGAAAAAAACAACAATTAAAAGATCGCCAATATGAAATTGCTCGTTTAATTAAAGTTTATGAGGAAGCAGACGATAAATTTACTGATACCGCTACAACGCTAATAACTCTAGCATCTGAAGCCTATGAAACTTTTAAAGGTTCTGAAATGCCCCAAAAACGCAAAATGATAAATTTCGTATTTCAGAACCTCAAACTAAGGGGCAAAAAACTTGAGACCTCCCTACGTTTCCCGTTCGATATTTTTGAAAAAACGACAACTTGTACCGAATGGCGGAGAGGAGGGGATTTGAACCCCTGA
- the nth gene encoding endonuclease III, with protein MQAQIVDKIFEILSQNNPTPRTELEYVNNFTLLVAVILSAQATDVSVNKATRLLFVKYNTPEKILELGEEGVRTYIRSIGLFITKAKNIVALCRILIDKYDSKVPNNFDDLIKLPGVGRKTANVVLNCLFGKSTIAVDTHVFRVSKRLGLANSNTPKKVELELVKVIDIKWLQHAHHWLILLGRYICKARVPNCPACPVKEYCEYYANNFLK; from the coding sequence ATGCAAGCTCAAATAGTTGATAAAATTTTTGAAATTTTAAGCCAAAATAATCCTACTCCCCGAACGGAACTAGAATATGTTAATAATTTTACTCTATTAGTAGCGGTGATATTATCCGCACAAGCAACTGATGTTTCAGTTAATAAAGCAACTAGATTATTGTTTGTGAAGTATAATACACCAGAAAAAATATTAGAACTCGGGGAAGAAGGGGTAAGAACTTATATAAGATCAATAGGTTTATTTATAACCAAAGCAAAAAATATTGTTGCACTTTGTCGAATTTTGATAGATAAGTATGACAGCAAAGTACCTAACAATTTTGATGACTTAATTAAATTGCCAGGTGTCGGAAGAAAAACTGCTAATGTAGTATTGAATTGCCTCTTTGGTAAGTCAACTATCGCAGTTGATACACATGTATTTAGAGTTTCTAAAAGATTAGGACTGGCAAATAGTAATACTCCCAAAAAAGTAGAACTTGAATTAGTTAAAGTTATCGATATAAAATGGTTACAACATGCTCATCACTGGTTGATATTACTTGGTAGGTATATTTGCAAAGCACGAGTACCAAATTGCCCTGCTTGCCCAGTTAAAGAATATTGTGAGTATTATGCTAATAATTTTCTGAAGTAG
- the grxD gene encoding Grx4 family monothiol glutaredoxin, with amino-acid sequence MLENRNFDFIKNEIANHDIVLFMKGTANFPQCGFSATVVSILKKLGVEFRDINVLTNPSLREDIKSFSDWPTIPQLYIKGELIGGCDIVREMYENGDLVSLLKNKHIISK; translated from the coding sequence ATGTTAGAGAATAGAAATTTTGATTTTATAAAAAATGAAATTGCTAATCATGATATTGTATTATTTATGAAAGGCACTGCCAATTTTCCTCAATGTGGTTTTTCTGCTACCGTTGTTTCTATCTTAAAAAAACTTGGCGTAGAATTTCGTGATATTAATGTTTTAACCAATCCTAGCTTACGTGAAGATATCAAATCTTTCAGTGATTGGCCTACTATACCACAGCTTTATATAAAAGGGGAATTGATAGGTGGCTGCGATATAGTACGTGAGATGTATGAAAATGGTGATCTTGTTTCATTATTAAAAAATAAACATATAATATCTAAGTAA
- a CDS encoding response regulator yields MLTKDNIAKVFTILFVDDEPICHDAINLVLHYEQKYKIISAYSGQEAVNLFKIYANIIELIFLDISLPDMTGYEVHKQIRSDDNLAHIPIIFQTGFSSNHQEMQEFLQEQTTYLIHKPYKNEELLETIRQFHN; encoded by the coding sequence ATGCTTACAAAGGATAATATTGCAAAAGTATTTACTATACTTTTTGTTGATGACGAACCAATTTGCCATGACGCAATAAATTTAGTGCTACATTATGAACAAAAATATAAAATTATCAGTGCTTATTCCGGACAAGAAGCAGTTAATTTATTTAAAATATATGCTAATATAATAGAGTTAATATTTCTTGATATTTCTCTTCCTGATATGACAGGTTATGAAGTACATAAGCAGATAAGAAGTGATGATAACCTTGCACATATTCCTATAATTTTTCAAACTGGTTTTTCTAGCAATCACCAAGAAATGCAAGAATTCTTACAAGAACAAACAACATACCTAATTCATAAACCTTATAAAAACGAAGAACTACTTGAAACCATAAGGCAGTTCCATAACTAG
- a CDS encoding HAMP domain-containing sensor histidine kinase: MFSWFNLRNNSKTKILELEQKISEQDNILNHVTHEIKTSIHGGSSIAQFLYENWDKMDEQEHVKYVSIIAKNNQRLIKLINDLLDLSKFSTGKMQFNFVAMDLLSSIKETVQQLTELNIINDRVNIILIDHSITKAMINGDKIRINQLLNNLFNNALKYTKEGLIIAIIDLKNHDNIPYWCFSLIDTGIGIPDSELETIFEVFTRSSRTNNNFLGTGVGLSICREIVLAHNGYIYAENNHKRGTKLEFMIPVYDKKET; this comes from the coding sequence ATGTTTTCGTGGTTTAATTTAAGAAATAATTCAAAAACTAAAATATTAGAATTAGAACAAAAGATATCAGAGCAAGATAATATTTTGAATCACGTTACTCACGAAATTAAGACTTCGATACATGGGGGAAGTAGTATAGCTCAGTTTTTATATGAAAATTGGGATAAAATGGATGAGCAAGAACACGTAAAGTATGTCAGTATAATAGCTAAAAATAATCAGCGTCTTATAAAATTAATTAATGACCTACTAGACCTATCTAAGTTTAGTACCGGAAAAATGCAGTTTAATTTTGTTGCTATGGATCTATTATCTTCTATAAAAGAGACCGTGCAACAACTTACAGAATTAAACATAATTAACGATCGAGTTAATATTATTCTTATTGATCATAGTATTACAAAAGCAATGATTAATGGAGATAAAATTAGGATTAACCAATTATTAAATAATTTATTTAATAATGCACTCAAATATACTAAGGAAGGATTAATTATAGCGATAATTGATTTAAAAAATCATGATAATATTCCTTATTGGTGCTTTAGCCTAATCGATACAGGTATAGGAATTCCAGACTCAGAACTTGAGACTATTTTTGAAGTATTTACTCGTAGTTCACGAACTAATAATAATTTTCTTGGTACAGGTGTTGGTTTATCTATTTGCCGAGAAATTGTACTGGCTCATAATGGTTATATTTATGCCGAAAATAACCATAAAAGAGGAACAAAATTAGAATTTATGATTCCTGTATATGATAAAAAAGAGACATAA
- the recR gene encoding recombination mediator RecR, with protein sequence MNKLNEIDQLIYLFSKLPSLGQRSARRIVLHLLQEKDVRLKGLISALSYVDNNVVKCDICGNIDSHHICRVCSSDDRNKSIIAIVETVTELWAIERSGIFNGYYHVLGHNLSTASSHNSKALRLPELLARCQENNINEIIIATNSTLEGQTTAYFITEYFKDYTIKISRLASGIPIGGELDYLDEGTLSAAITLRQPFD encoded by the coding sequence ATGAATAAACTAAATGAAATAGATCAGTTGATCTATCTTTTCTCCAAACTACCTAGTCTTGGTCAAAGATCAGCAAGGCGTATAGTCCTGCATCTTTTACAAGAAAAAGACGTTAGGTTAAAAGGTTTAATTTCAGCTCTTTCTTACGTAGATAATAATGTTGTTAAGTGCGATATTTGTGGCAACATAGATTCTCATCATATTTGTAGAGTATGTTCATCTGATGATCGCAACAAATCTATTATAGCAATTGTTGAAACAGTGACAGAATTGTGGGCAATAGAACGTAGTGGTATTTTTAATGGATATTATCATGTACTAGGACATAATTTATCAACTGCAAGTAGCCATAATTCTAAAGCATTAAGACTACCAGAATTACTAGCTAGATGCCAAGAGAATAATATTAATGAAATAATTATTGCAACTAATTCCACCTTAGAAGGTCAAACTACAGCTTATTTCATTACTGAATATTTTAAAGATTATACTATCAAAATATCAAGATTAGCTAGCGGCATTCCAATAGGTGGAGAACTAGATTATTTAGATGAAGGAACTTTATCAGCTGCAATAACCTTAAGACAGCCTTTTGACTAA
- a CDS encoding RDD family protein, with the protein MNKQIIYPKLIPRLFASCLDSFLLSIFTTPITHFMLSKLSLFFFKASIADILIMGSTKPELVQNITASSVLTLFILMFIINFALAATYFIGFWIYFGATPGKMIMHMKIVDAITLGKPSKWQLIKRFCGYVLVLVGIWFILFSKQRQALHDKIAGTVVIKS; encoded by the coding sequence ATGAATAAACAAATTATATACCCTAAACTAATTCCTAGGCTCTTTGCTTCTTGCCTAGATTCGTTTTTGTTGTCAATTTTTACAACTCCGATCACCCACTTTATGTTATCTAAACTGTCTTTATTTTTTTTTAAAGCTAGTATAGCGGACATACTAATAATGGGTAGCACGAAACCGGAGTTAGTTCAAAATATAACTGCTAGTAGTGTTCTTACATTATTTATTTTAATGTTTATAATTAATTTTGCCCTAGCTGCAACATATTTTATTGGTTTTTGGATTTATTTTGGTGCTACTCCAGGAAAAATGATTATGCATATGAAAATAGTAGATGCAATAACTCTTGGAAAACCTAGTAAATGGCAATTAATTAAAAGATTTTGTGGATATGTATTAGTGCTAGTTGGTATTTGGTTTATACTCTTTTCTAAACAACGCCAAGCTTTGCATGATAAAATTGCTGGAACAGTGGTTATTAAGAGTTAA
- a CDS encoding MJ0042-type zinc finger domain-containing protein, producing the protein MSIACPNCNTTFIVSREQIGMTGRKVKCSKCHHIWYQRAEFDQQEPPIISDNTTKNASTNENNKIYLTKGTNLPALLPTKIPEQSHILSILLWLSLIVFLLLMLFHEKFNIPALYKENNNILTIRNIHVEQNKEMGQMKVSYRISNTSDHDVTIPLIRVRLLNKKYVTVKSYIMNQKNIKLSPKQHIDIATYLDVVPRSSEVLNIMLGNSLDFILH; encoded by the coding sequence ATGAGTATTGCTTGCCCAAATTGTAACACTACCTTTATAGTTTCAAGAGAACAAATAGGTATGACTGGTAGGAAGGTAAAATGTTCAAAATGCCACCATATATGGTATCAAAGGGCAGAGTTTGATCAGCAAGAACCTCCTATTATATCAGATAATACCACAAAAAACGCTAGCACTAATGAAAATAATAAAATATATTTAACCAAAGGTACTAACTTACCGGCTTTATTACCAACTAAAATTCCTGAGCAATCGCATATTTTATCTATATTATTGTGGCTTAGTTTAATTGTCTTCTTATTATTAATGTTATTTCACGAGAAGTTTAATATACCAGCTCTGTATAAAGAGAATAATAATATATTAACTATAAGAAATATACATGTTGAACAAAATAAAGAAATGGGACAAATGAAAGTTTCCTACAGGATAAGTAATACTTCCGACCATGATGTGACAATACCACTTATTCGGGTTAGATTGCTCAATAAAAAATATGTAACAGTAAAATCCTATATAATGAATCAAAAAAATATTAAACTGTCCCCTAAGCAACATATCGACATTGCTACGTATCTTGATGTAGTTCCTCGTTCAAGTGAGGTGTTAAATATTATGCTTGGTAATAGTTTGGATTTCATATTACATTAG